TAATGTGTTTATTTTAAAAGGTTTAACTATTAAATTAATTTCATTTGATAAATTTGGCTTACTATCAGTATCGGCAGCAGATTTTAATTGATATTTTAAAGTATTATCAATAGAAAAATCAAAATCAGCTTCCTTTTTTGATTCCATTTTTTTTAAATAATTATTTCCTTCTACTTTTTCAAGTCTGTTTGCTTTCTCACTTTGAAAAGCTAATTCATATTTTACATTTATTTCTTTATCTAATTCCCCCATTTTAAACCTATTATGTCCTAATAAATTTCGCTTAAATGGAATCTGTATTTTTTCTCCGTTTTTATATTTCTTTCCCTTAAATATTATAAAGTAATCATTTTTGCCTTTCTCTGAATTTTCAGTATTATTTGAATTCTCAACTATAGGATTTTCATCTTTTGTACTTACTGGATTATTCGGATTTTCAGGATTCTCAGAATTGCCGGGATCCAAATTAACTATAGGATTTGCTACAGTATCTGTATCAGATCCTGTGTTCGGGTTTGTATCATCATCAGCTCCTCTAGGTTCGTCATCAATATTCGTTACGATTTCATTATCATTATCGACAACAGTATCCGTTTCACCTTGTGGTCCAAAAATTTCTTCAACCAAAGGGTCTGGCTTTACACCAACTACATTTTTCCAATCTGGATTATAACTCGTTTCCACAATACCACTTATCAATTGATAATCGGTATTGATTACAATGCTATTAAACTCAACTGCAATTTTAGTATCTCCCAAGTAAGGCACAATAATGTATCCTCGCCCGGAATATGGGCTGTTTTCTCCTCTAAGTTCTAAAATAGTTACAGGAAAATCGCCAGCCCTAAATGTCTCGCTTTGAATTAAATTGGTAAGCGGTTTTTGATTCTGGATATTGATTTGCGGAACGATACCACAATTGTATGCAGGAACACCATTGGTTTCTGTGGTTGTTGTGAAAGTGCTTATGTTGGAATAAGTAAACGACTGAATTCCATCTTCGGCTGGATCACAGCTCGATCCTACTCTAAATTCATAGGTGACTCCTGGTTCTAAATTGGTGATTAAACTTTGTTTGTTTAAACTGTTTGATGAGAACCATTGTGCATTACGAACACCTTGTTTTTTATATTGTACTTGATAGCGTGTATGCTCTGGCACTCCTTCCCAAGTAATTTTTACACTTTTTGAGCTTTGAGATTCACTTAATAAAAACGTTGGTGCAGTACAAGACGCAGTGTATTTAAACGAATATATTTCGCTATATCCATCATTTTTAAAAACAGCATTTTCTGAAAGTCCTGTTGTCGAAATCGCTCGTACTCTCCATGCGTAACGTAAACCTGGAGTAAGTATTGGCATACTCAAATTATAGAGAACAGCTGTACCAAATAAAGTTTCTTCGTATAAAGTTGGTGACATTTGAAAGCCGATTTGAGGATCTAATGTTGGATCTAAAAGCTGTTTTAGCTCAAATTTATACGATATGTTAGTTGCGTTGATCTGACGCGGTGTCCAAGTAAATAAAATATTCGGAAACTCTGTCGAAGCAATTTGTTCGTTTTTCTGCGGTGTATTTAATAGTGGCGGATCATTTAAGATCAAATATAAATTGGCACAGCTTTTTTGAGATATTTTTTGATTCGTTACGTAATCGTACATCTCAAAACAAAAATTGTACATTCCCTCTGGCAACGGATTCGCATATTGCGCTGCAGATATTCCCTGCAGATTTTCTAACCTGAAAAGCGATGCAATATCGACATTCGTTAAAGTTTGAAGTTCTCCTCCATTTATATATATCGGCCTTTGTTCTTGTGCATAATCAGAAGTTTGGATGTTTAATCCGTTACCTTGTATGTACAGTTTTAAGCGTACTCTTCTTTGCGAGATAGAGATATCGGTTGGATTAATCAACAATTGCATCTTCGTATCCATGCTTGTCGCATAATCGGATATTTTGACGCTATACGGACTATTGAAAACTGGTGTTAATTGAACTGGATATAATTGTGCATATCCAACTGCATTAAAAAACAGAAATAGAACAATGAAATATAGGTTGTTGAAAAGGTTCTTCATTTTTTAATTGATGATAATTTTTTTAACCAATGTTTGCTGTCCTGTCTCCAATACTAAAATATACATACCCGATTGTAGTGAAGTATTAAAATCTATTTCATACTTTTTCTTTCCTGAGTCCTGTTTTTGAATCATAGTATTTTGTCCAGAAGAGGAGAACAGTCTTAAATTTATCGCACTGTTGTTTTCTAAATTTACAATTGCTTTAAAATTACCATTGTTCGGATTTGGGGTTACAATAAAATCTATAATAAATTGCGATGCCGTTTCGGTATTTGGCAATGTGCCGCGCTGTTCTACCATAATATTCTTGGTATAAACGGCATAACATTCTCCTTGTGTCTGCTTTAAGCCAATTGAATACACTCCAATTGCATCAAACTTTAAGGTGATATATTTTTCTTTTTGCTCTACAACTTTTACTCCATTTGGAACAACCCAATCTGTGCTTTCTCCAAAAGGACTGCTGGTATTAACCAAAATTACTTCCTCGTCTAAATAAGCCTGAGAACTCAATAAAAATTCTGCGCTAATTGCCATCTGGCTCGTTTTAATTACGATTTCATCTTCGCCAATACATCCTAAAGAAGAAGTCACTTTTACATGATACGTTCCTGCTTTTGATACATTGATTTTTGCTTCATTTGAAGTGAATCCGTTTGTAGAAGTCCAGCTATATTTTGCTTGCGGATCTTTTATTGAAGCATCTAAATCTAGACTTTGGTCAATACATAAAGTTCGATCTGGACCAACGTTGACAATAACTGGCTCAGGATCTTTTAAAACAAATCGCTTTTTATAAACGCAACATTCTGGACAAGTAATCGTAACTTCATAATTTCCAGCTATAAGATTATTTAAATCTTTGGTAACTGCTCCTGTATTCCATAAATACGTATAAGGCAAATTTCCTCCTGTAACATTAAGTTCTATAGACCCGTCGTTTCCTTTATAGCAAATAGGATTTTTAACCGTTTCCGTTGATAGAATTCCGTTTGGATCTCCCACAAAAATACTTCCTTGAACTACGCATCCTTTTGCATCTGTCGCTATTACAAAATAATTGTTTGTGGTAATGTTTTCTATTTTAGCACTTGTTTCTCCGTTTGTCCATTCGTATGTATAAGGCGGCGTTCCACCTGTTACATGCGCTTCTGCCCAACCGTCATCTCCAGTTGTACAGCCCACATCAAACTTCGTAAAGGTTAATTTCAACTGATCTGGTTGCGGTATATACTTCTCGGCATCAATTTCTTTGACTAAAACATTATTCACATAAGTACCCAATTTTATTCCGTTGGCATCTTCAATGTTTAGTGCATAAGTTCCTTCAGAAAGATATTCAGCTGTATCTCCTGTATTATTCCAAATAGTCCAAGAACCGTTGACTTGTTTTTTCTTCCAAGTGTAGTAATAAGGTAATCCATTATTTTTCGCTGTTGCAAGCTGAATTCCTCCTTTTACATGTGCTTTTAAAATTCCATCTTGCGATTCATCTCTTTGATTATCTAGAGGATTAGCATCAATCTCGTTACCAAACTCATTGCCCACATTACAAGAAATAGTGCGAATCACTTCAAAAGTAACTTCAAGAGGATCTGGATCGTCTAACTCTATAACAGAATTAATCACAGTACAACTTGTTTTATTTGTCGCCACATTGTAATTAGCATCTCGTACCGTTAAAGTATAAGTTTCTTCAGGAAGTCCTGTTAATGCTATGGTATAAATGTTATTGCTAAAGCTCGTGCTTGTGCTGGTTTGTGTTGTTCCTTTACTATTTTTCCATTCAAACCAATAGGTATTGTCTGCGGCAATAGTTCCGCCTGTAACCTCAACTACAATTTTTCCGTTTGTTGCTTTGTAGAAACTCGGATTTACAACCTCAGTATATTTAATCGCAAGCGGAGCTTTTGGCTGATCGATAAAAACTTCAGCATAAGCCGTACAGCCTTTTTTGTCTGTTGCAATTACCCAATAATTTCCTGTTTTTAAAACCGTATTTTTATCCGATTTAACTTCATTAGACCATTCGTAAGTATAATCTCCGCTTCCTCCTTCTGCAGTTGCAGTTGCCCATCCGTCATTACCTCCATTACAAAAAACATCTCCTTTTTCGATTTTCACAGACAAGACTGGAGGCTGATCCATAAATTGCGTCACATCTATCGCCTCGGCAAGCTCGTTGTTCACATAAGTTCCTAAAACAATTCCATTTCTGTCTTTTACATTAAGTGCATAAGTCCCGTAAGAAAGATTTGAAGCTGTTTCTCCTTTTATGTTCTTTAACTCAATCCAAGTACCATCTTCCTTTTGTTTTTTCCAATAAAAATAATACGGCAACCCATTGTTGTCATCTAATGGGAGCGGAATTCCGCCTGTAACATGAGCCTTCAAAATTCCATCTTGAGATTCATCTCTCTGGTCATCTTTTGGAGTTGTATCGGTATTGTCCCCAAACTCATTTTTAGCATTACAAGAAATAGTCTGAACAATTTCGAAAACCACTTTTATAGGATCTGGTTCTGTCAATTGAACTTCAGATTCTGCTACCGTACAATTAACCGTCTGGCCAGTCGCTTCATTGTAATTTTTATCTGTTACAGTCAAATAATAAAAATCTGCAGGCACATTATTTAAGGTGATAGTATAAACTCCATTTATTACTTCAGCAATTGGATTTTGAACCAATCCAGCCGAGTTTTTCCACTCGTAATTATATAGTTTGCCTCCATTTAATGCAGGATCAAATTCTGTTCCTCCCTTTACTTCTGCTATAATTTTACCGTTAGAGCCACCTGAAAAAGTAGGAGGTTTTATTGTCTCATAATTGATACTTACAGCGAAATCAGGCTCATCTATATCTATATCTAATGTGCTAAAACATCCGTTTGCATCAGTAACCTCAATAGTATATGTTCCTTTAGTTAAATTTGATATTTTATTTTCATCAACAATTCCTTCTCCTGTATTATACCATTTATAAGTATAAACACCAGTTCCTCCTATTGCGGTTACAGTTGCCCATCCGTTATTACCTTCATGACACGAAACATTTCCCGAAGTATAGGATAACTGTATTTTTTTAGGTTCAGAAATTTTTTGAGTAGCTGGTTTTGCTTCTAAGAGTTTTTCTGTATCGAAAGTTCCCCGTACGATTCCGTTTGCATCTTCAACATTTATAGAGTACAAACCTTCAGAAAGATTTTCGGCAACCAACTTTTTATACTCTGACAATTCATCCCATTCTTTGGTATCCTCATTATATTTTGACCAGAAAATTTTATACGGCTGACCACCATTATTTCCTCCTTCAAATGGCACACCTCCGCTTACTTTAGCTTTTAATATTCCGTCTGAGGATTTGCCTTCGCCTCCAATCGGGTTTAGGCTTTCTGAATTACAAGAAATCTCTTGCTCTACAGTAATTTCAATTTCAATCGGATCAGGATCAATTAATATAACTTCTAAATTTGGATCTATTTGTTTATCTATCAAACATTTTCTTTCGTCTGTTACAGATAATTTATAAGTATCGGCAGGAACGTTTTTTAATGAAATGGTAAAAACATTATTCGCAAATTGAGTAGATGACTTACTTGCATCGATAGTTTCGTTTTTACTATTTGTCCAAATAAAAGCATACGAATTACCTTTTATTGGCGTTCCTCCAGAAATTGAAGCTGTTATTGTACCATTTTCAGCTTTGTGAAAAGTAGGATTCGATTTTGAAACTTTACCTTCTACAACAAGAGCCCCGTCAGGTTGGGTAATTTCTTCTGATAATTCTTTATCTTTTTTTTCTGGTGTTAGCGATATACAACCAACTTGATCACTTGCATCTTTTATTTTTCGAACTCTAACATAATGATAGCCTAATTTAAGACCTTCTATAGAAGTTGTCGCTCCATTTTCAAAATCTTTCCAGTTTACCCCATGATCCGTAGAATATTGAAAAATACCGCTTTTTGCTCCTCCAGTGGCCGTTACAGTTATTGCACCATCTGAACCTCCATGACAATTAATATCATTTTTTTTCTTAATCGAAAAATCTACAGGATCGGGTGTGCCTATATTAAATATATAAGGGCTACTATCTATATATGTAGAGCTCGTACTGGCATCATTAATATATCCTGCAAATGTTAGGCTATACTTCCCTTTTTCAAAATCACATGGCGCTACAAAATTTTTTCCATTAAATGAAGACTTATCTGCCTGTGAAGAACAGATCGGATCTGTCCACATATTTAGAGTTTCATCAAAGCGTTTAATACTAAAAATCAATTTTTCGGTAGTAAATAAAGGCCTATCAAATTTTACAGTCAATTTAGCATCATTAGAACCAAAACATGTCATTTCTTGTTCTTGATAAGATTCAATTAAAGGAGCTGATTGGCGCACGATATAAGTAACAATATTAGAGACAGAAGTACATGCTACTTGTCTAAAATAAATATTTTTACCATGATATTCTCCTGCATCATTAACTAGAATATCTTTTGCACTAGCTGTAAAACTTGATTTTGTTGCAAATTGTGGCATGTTGACCCAACTATAT
The Flavobacterium humidisoli DNA segment above includes these coding regions:
- a CDS encoding T9SS type A sorting domain-containing protein; this encodes MKKFYLFIILLVCGLGYAQGQTAKLGSYEVIFDGWAYNDEHHNCGTAYVALEFKDPKQNYKALDITYSDDRNTKYYTYEGTRTTFKADQTLLSMFYSASRYDKKSCNGNRPYNMGRVTRTDKFRCYDFTFEFKQFKNVDSDGEGLGSSSFNVKIRPVLVIVDPGSKNDLPTDTKVTISSDTGFDSSEYNWQYSFDYTDPYSWVNMPQFATKSSFTASAKDILVNDAGEYHGKNIYFRQVACTSVSNIVTYIVRQSAPLIESYQEQEMTCFGSNDAKLTVKFDRPLFTTEKLIFSIKRFDETLNMWTDPICSSQADKSSFNGKNFVAPCDFEKGKYSLTFAGYINDASTSSTYIDSSPYIFNIGTPDPVDFSIKKKNDINCHGGSDGAITVTATGGAKSGIFQYSTDHGVNWKDFENGATTSIEGLKLGYHYVRVRKIKDASDQVGCISLTPEKKDKELSEEITQPDGALVVEGKVSKSNPTFHKAENGTITASISGGTPIKGNSYAFIWTNSKNETIDASKSSTQFANNVFTISLKNVPADTYKLSVTDERKCLIDKQIDPNLEVILIDPDPIEIEITVEQEISCNSESLNPIGGEGKSSDGILKAKVSGGVPFEGGNNGGQPYKIFWSKYNEDTKEWDELSEYKKLVAENLSEGLYSINVEDANGIVRGTFDTEKLLEAKPATQKISEPKKIQLSYTSGNVSCHEGNNGWATVTAIGGTGVYTYKWYNTGEGIVDENKISNLTKGTYTIEVTDANGCFSTLDIDIDEPDFAVSINYETIKPPTFSGGSNGKIIAEVKGGTEFDPALNGGKLYNYEWKNSAGLVQNPIAEVINGVYTITLNNVPADFYYLTVTDKNYNEATGQTVNCTVAESEVQLTEPDPIKVVFEIVQTISCNAKNEFGDNTDTTPKDDQRDESQDGILKAHVTGGIPLPLDDNNGLPYYFYWKKQKEDGTWIELKNIKGETASNLSYGTYALNVKDRNGIVLGTYVNNELAEAIDVTQFMDQPPVLSVKIEKGDVFCNGGNDGWATATAEGGSGDYTYEWSNEVKSDKNTVLKTGNYWVIATDKKGCTAYAEVFIDQPKAPLAIKYTEVVNPSFYKATNGKIVVEVTGGTIAADNTYWFEWKNSKGTTQTSTSTSFSNNIYTIALTGLPEETYTLTVRDANYNVATNKTSCTVINSVIELDDPDPLEVTFEVIRTISCNVGNEFGNEIDANPLDNQRDESQDGILKAHVKGGIQLATAKNNGLPYYYTWKKKQVNGSWTIWNNTGDTAEYLSEGTYALNIEDANGIKLGTYVNNVLVKEIDAEKYIPQPDQLKLTFTKFDVGCTTGDDGWAEAHVTGGTPPYTYEWTNGETSAKIENITTNNYFVIATDAKGCVVQGSIFVGDPNGILSTETVKNPICYKGNDGSIELNVTGGNLPYTYLWNTGAVTKDLNNLIAGNYEVTITCPECCVYKKRFVLKDPEPVIVNVGPDRTLCIDQSLDLDASIKDPQAKYSWTSTNGFTSNEAKINVSKAGTYHVKVTSSLGCIGEDEIVIKTSQMAISAEFLLSSQAYLDEEVILVNTSSPFGESTDWVVPNGVKVVEQKEKYITLKFDAIGVYSIGLKQTQGECYAVYTKNIMVEQRGTLPNTETASQFIIDFIVTPNPNNGNFKAIVNLENNSAINLRLFSSSGQNTMIQKQDSGKKKYEIDFNTSLQSGMYILVLETGQQTLVKKIIIN
- a CDS encoding fibronectin type III domain-containing protein, with protein sequence MKNLFNNLYFIVLFLFFNAVGYAQLYPVQLTPVFNSPYSVKISDYATSMDTKMQLLINPTDISISQRRVRLKLYIQGNGLNIQTSDYAQEQRPIYINGGELQTLTNVDIASLFRLENLQGISAAQYANPLPEGMYNFCFEMYDYVTNQKISQKSCANLYLILNDPPLLNTPQKNEQIASTEFPNILFTWTPRQINATNISYKFELKQLLDPTLDPQIGFQMSPTLYEETLFGTAVLYNLSMPILTPGLRYAWRVRAISTTGLSENAVFKNDGYSEIYSFKYTASCTAPTFLLSESQSSKSVKITWEGVPEHTRYQVQYKKQGVRNAQWFSSNSLNKQSLITNLEPGVTYEFRVGSSCDPAEDGIQSFTYSNISTFTTTTETNGVPAYNCGIVPQINIQNQKPLTNLIQSETFRAGDFPVTILELRGENSPYSGRGYIIVPYLGDTKIAVEFNSIVINTDYQLISGIVETSYNPDWKNVVGVKPDPLVEEIFGPQGETDTVVDNDNEIVTNIDDEPRGADDDTNPNTGSDTDTVANPIVNLDPGNSENPENPNNPVSTKDENPIVENSNNTENSEKGKNDYFIIFKGKKYKNGEKIQIPFKRNLLGHNRFKMGELDKEINVKYELAFQSEKANRLEKVEGNNYLKKMESKKEADFDFSIDNTLKYQLKSAADTDSKPNLSNEINLIVKPFKINTLEVIDVSDEDRVASNGEILYYVTKPGVSRNTKFQISNSPNLAVDEIPEQNIKWKFNDIDVESKNGLLRFSQKIGNDKDIKVEAFAGYPNLLSKTANVEWVTSYTVQYEVVTPAVKTLLTKLGDYVNNIGSVLRTLDNTGKLVFNINYQGQQSVEEDSLSRFYNIKREGGFGGSIDLEFKGFKYGVDLKIAVAQIYLKPVISLSANSKMLSVRRNDKTTFTDNGTVMNFALQADLKVGGEIGFDVKLIKIKAEPYAGISSWGQLSYFDKTKTVEGALGVGKPYVGIKGEVTLGDYDLLPGGDIKHTWEDLKIEKSFKHVIK